One stretch of Anguilla anguilla isolate fAngAng1 chromosome 5, fAngAng1.pri, whole genome shotgun sequence DNA includes these proteins:
- the LOC118228277 gene encoding zinc finger and SCAN domain-containing protein 2-like isoform X6 has translation MSDCVNLHTQLAYILDALANKALEEICKVVDDGYAVLRFEVSRHQKENEVLKRKLQMMALKSVQCSAERTATHTTANAVEVCHTLSGATVERAFGRRERSQRRDGETTNLDDDEDDPETQDVVAKEEDGRPELLIIKEERREDDQGISEPLGVETVRGDRAVEWRAGSREKRPVEETQNKAANHTEQHRTRRAVWEVSGLESVLKAEGQSECVETLQHRGAEHRAGGLNSLDSEFVMFERPGQLGSYCTQGGAVTETEDPCCSYSAEMDPEGLLGPFTEGQDRSGCDMNFSTSDSVQTHLGDIAGKKPIVCKYCGRGFARRNALEIHQRVHTGEKPFSCLQCGKQFAHSGNLKVHQSVHTGERRFRCALCGKRFISSSHLKRHWSVHTRERPFSCAQCGKRFSDAGSRKRHQSVHTGRTAFACAPCGRRFASSGHLRRHRLQVHVPDGAVEDPWPQGENEPL, from the exons ATGTCTGATTGCGTCAATTTGCACACGCAGCTGGCCTACATATTAGACGCACTGGCGAATAAGGCTTTGGAAGAAATCTGCAAAGTCGTGGACGATGGATATGCCGTGTTACGTTTTGAGGTGTCCCGGCACCAGAAAGAAAACGAAGTCCTTAAGAGAAAACTGCAGATGATGGCGCTTAAATCTGTGCAATGTTCTGCAGAAAGAACAGCGACGCACACGACCGCAAATGCAGTTGAGGTTTGCCATACGTTGAGTGGAGCAACAGTGG AGAGGGCGTTTGGTCGACGGGAGAGGAGTCAGAGGAGAGACGGAGAAACGACAAATCtagatgatgatgaagatgatccTGAAACGCAGGACGTCGTTGCGAAGGAAGAG GATGGACGGCCAGAATTATTAATTATCAAGGAGGAGAGACGTGAAGATGACCAGGGGATCAGTGAGCCGCTGGGAGTGGAGACGGTCCGGGGAGACA GAGCGGTGGAGTGGAGGGCAGGCAGCAGGGAAAAACGTCCTGTTGAGGAAACGCAGAATAAAGCAGCGAAtcacactgagcagcacaggaccAGACGCGCTGTTTGGGAGGTCAGTGGACTGGAGTCTGTCCTAAAAGCAGAGGGACAGAGCGAGTGTGTCGAGACGCTCCAACACAGAGGAGCTGAACACAGGGCAGGAGGACTGAACAGTCTGGACTCTGAGTTTGTCATGTTCGAAAGACCAGGCCAGCTGGGGTCCTACTGTACACAAGGGGGCGCTGTGACGGAGACAGAGGATCCGTGTTGCTCTTACTCTGCAGAAATGGACCCAGAGGGCCTGTTGGGTCCGTTCACTGAAGGGCAAGACAGGAGTGGATGTGATATGAACTTCAGCACATCGGACAGCGTTCAGACACACCTGGGGGACATCGCGGGAAAGAAGCCGATCGTTTGCAAGTACTGCGGGAGGGGATTCGCTCGCAGAAACGCCCTGGAGATCCACCAGCGGGTGCACACCGGCGAAAAGCCCTTCAGCTGCCTGCAGTGCGGGAAGCAGTTCGCCCACTCCGGCAACCTGAAGGTGCACCAGAGCGTGCACACGGGGGAGCGGAGGTTCCGGTGCGCGCTCTGCGGGAAGCGCTTCATCTCGTCCAGCCACCTGAAGCGGCACTGGAGCGTGCACACGCGGGAGCGCCCCTTCAGCTGCGCCCAGTGCGGCAAGCGCTTCTCCGACGCCGGCAGCCGCAAGCGGCACCAGAGCGTGCACACCGGCAGGACGGCGTTCGCCTGCGCGCCGTGCGGCAGGAGGTTCGCCTCCTCGGGTCACCTCCGACGGCACCGGCTGCAGGTGCACGTGCCGGACGGCGCCGTGGAGGATCCCTGGCCTCAGGGGGAAAACGAGCCTCTTTAA
- the LOC118228277 gene encoding zinc finger and SCAN domain-containing protein 2-like isoform X5 — protein MSDCVNLHTQLAYILDALANKALEEICKVVDDGYAVLRFEVSRHQKENEVLKRKLQMMALKSVQCSAERTATHTTANAVEVCHTLSGATVDECGFAAAERAFGRRERSQRRDGETTNLDDDEDDPETQDVVAKEEDGRPELLIIKEERREDDQGISEPLGVETVRGDRAVEWRAGSREKRPVEETQNKAANHTEQHRTRRAVWEVSGLESVLKAEGQSECVETLQHRGAEHRAGGLNSLDSEFVMFERPGQLGSYCTQGGAVTETEDPCCSYSAEMDPEGLLGPFTEGQDRSGCDMNFSTSDSVQTHLGDIAGKKPIVCKYCGRGFARRNALEIHQRVHTGEKPFSCLQCGKQFAHSGNLKVHQSVHTGERRFRCALCGKRFISSSHLKRHWSVHTRERPFSCAQCGKRFSDAGSRKRHQSVHTGRTAFACAPCGRRFASSGHLRRHRLQVHVPDGAVEDPWPQGENEPL, from the exons ATGTCTGATTGCGTCAATTTGCACACGCAGCTGGCCTACATATTAGACGCACTGGCGAATAAGGCTTTGGAAGAAATCTGCAAAGTCGTGGACGATGGATATGCCGTGTTACGTTTTGAGGTGTCCCGGCACCAGAAAGAAAACGAAGTCCTTAAGAGAAAACTGCAGATGATGGCGCTTAAATCTGTGCAATGTTCTGCAGAAAGAACAGCGACGCACACGACCGCAAATGCAGTTGAGGTTTGCCATACGTTGAGTGGAGCAACAGTGG ATGAGTGTGGTTTTGCGGCTGCAGAGAGGGCGTTTGGTCGACGGGAGAGGAGTCAGAGGAGAGACGGAGAAACGACAAATCtagatgatgatgaagatgatccTGAAACGCAGGACGTCGTTGCGAAGGAAGAG GATGGACGGCCAGAATTATTAATTATCAAGGAGGAGAGACGTGAAGATGACCAGGGGATCAGTGAGCCGCTGGGAGTGGAGACGGTCCGGGGAGACA GAGCGGTGGAGTGGAGGGCAGGCAGCAGGGAAAAACGTCCTGTTGAGGAAACGCAGAATAAAGCAGCGAAtcacactgagcagcacaggaccAGACGCGCTGTTTGGGAGGTCAGTGGACTGGAGTCTGTCCTAAAAGCAGAGGGACAGAGCGAGTGTGTCGAGACGCTCCAACACAGAGGAGCTGAACACAGGGCAGGAGGACTGAACAGTCTGGACTCTGAGTTTGTCATGTTCGAAAGACCAGGCCAGCTGGGGTCCTACTGTACACAAGGGGGCGCTGTGACGGAGACAGAGGATCCGTGTTGCTCTTACTCTGCAGAAATGGACCCAGAGGGCCTGTTGGGTCCGTTCACTGAAGGGCAAGACAGGAGTGGATGTGATATGAACTTCAGCACATCGGACAGCGTTCAGACACACCTGGGGGACATCGCGGGAAAGAAGCCGATCGTTTGCAAGTACTGCGGGAGGGGATTCGCTCGCAGAAACGCCCTGGAGATCCACCAGCGGGTGCACACCGGCGAAAAGCCCTTCAGCTGCCTGCAGTGCGGGAAGCAGTTCGCCCACTCCGGCAACCTGAAGGTGCACCAGAGCGTGCACACGGGGGAGCGGAGGTTCCGGTGCGCGCTCTGCGGGAAGCGCTTCATCTCGTCCAGCCACCTGAAGCGGCACTGGAGCGTGCACACGCGGGAGCGCCCCTTCAGCTGCGCCCAGTGCGGCAAGCGCTTCTCCGACGCCGGCAGCCGCAAGCGGCACCAGAGCGTGCACACCGGCAGGACGGCGTTCGCCTGCGCGCCGTGCGGCAGGAGGTTCGCCTCCTCGGGTCACCTCCGACGGCACCGGCTGCAGGTGCACGTGCCGGACGGCGCCGTGGAGGATCCCTGGCCTCAGGGGGAAAACGAGCCTCTTTAA